One Coffea eugenioides isolate CCC68of chromosome 2, Ceug_1.0, whole genome shotgun sequence genomic window, ACTATTTATTAttacccagaaaaaaaaaatgtggggAACAGAACTTATGCTTCAGCTTAGTCTCCCCTTGCGACTTCTACAGCTTGAGGTCTTACGTACGACTTACAATTTGGTATCTCGCGGCTAAACAGTGTTTTCAAGTTCACATCTTGTAAACAGTCAAATTGCCCTGAACAATTAATTTACGCAAGGGCGGAACAGATTTGAGTTCTACAACATCTACTGtacaataattaaaaaaaaaaatttttttttggggtaagaAAGAGTTTAGCTCCTTATATTTGCAATTAGACCAATAatttgcatgcatgaaaatCTTATCATATCCACCCTTCACTTTCCCTTAAAAGGACCTTTGTCCCTCCCAAATCTTGAACCGGGTCTTTTAAGGAATATCTTATTCCTCTAGTCAAATGGCGGGTTATCGTTGTAATTCGTAGCAGTAGTGTTAGTTAAATCATAAATGTCACCGCAAGACGAAACCAAACTTTAACCTCCCGAGTTCCTGCAAACTGTGAAAGAGTTCCATTACATCTACTGCTTACATTCTCATTGGTTTGTCAGTTGTCTTCGGTTTTTGCAGGAAGTCTCCAAAGTCGAGAACTTAGCAGGGGGTTGTCAATCTTTGAATCATACAAAAGTTGACAGTTACTGGTATGGAGACTGTTACTTGTAAAACATGCCATCGAATATCATCAGTAACTAAACAAACGACCAAAATCCGATGCCATGGATGCCAGGGAACTATTTTGATTGGCAATAGTCAAGTATCGGTTCCGTTGGACATAAGCAAATGGCCGAGCCATGATCAAGATAACATCATCATTGAACGAAAACGGTTCCATGATTTCAGTAAGAAAATCTCAGGTATCAGCCCAAGAAGTTCTCCCAGCTTTAGCCAATTTCCTACTGCAAGAATATCAGATACACCACCAAGAGGGAAGCGAGCACTACTTTGTGGAGTATCTTACAATCAGAATAAGAAATTCAAGCTCAGAGGAACAACACCAGATGTAATGAACATGGCAAAACTGCTCGTTCGGCAATTTGGTTTCCCAACTAATGCTATCATTGTCCTAGGAGGTATTGCCGGTAACAATTACTGATAAATGTTGTTGAAAGCATACTAGGGGCATGAGATTGAACATCTGTTAGGAATTGAATTGTTTCTAATTTGAACATAGACATCAGGTTATTGTATCTTTACATTCATTTGAACCTTGTTCATCTTATCCTGTGGCAGTTGTTACAGATTTTTCACTTGGAAATACTTTCTCAGTCTTATATCTTGGTATAATTGTAACTGAGGCCTATTACACTTTCCTTAGTAGTTTTCTTCCATTCCTGATGTAGTACCATATATGTTACTATTTCCAATTGATGCACCTTACAAAGACACTAAACAACTTGTAGATTTTATGTCATATGAGCCTCCAACAAGGATGAATATTATACGGGCCTTTGACTGGCTGGTGAAAGACTCGCAATCAGGGGATTCTTTGGTGTTCTATTTCTCGGGGCATGGCACACAACAACTTGATCTTGACGGCGATGAGATCGATGGTTTTGATGAAGCAATCTGTCCTCTTGATTTTGAGACTGCAGGAATCATAATCGATAATGACATCAATAAAATGATTGTTGAACCGCTTAAACAAGGCGTCACACTTCACGCTATAATTGATGCTTGTCACAGTGGAACTGTTCTTGATCTGCAGCGAGTGTACGACCATAACAGGTAAGGGCCTTTTTTCGATGGTTTCATTTTACTGCTTGTGCATATTTTGGTTCAATACTAAATTACTAAGGGATATAGGCATTTAATTTGGAAGAGAAACGACTCTTTTTAGTGTTACATTATGGTCCCACAATATAGATTTCAATTGACAGACTGGATTTGATCATATTACTTCTTACGAGTCAGAAACCTTCAGGCTAACAAGATCCACTAAGGAAGAAAAAAGTCAAGTCATTGAACTAAAGGACCCTATATAGCGTAGCATCCGGTCCATATTACGCTGATATTTTCTCGTTCTGAAGTTTATTGGTTGAGATTAAGCTTCACTTTCTCCCTCTACTATATTGTGTGTAATTGATGATTATAAATCCATTTATGGGAGTTACATAGACCCCGTTGCAGATGTTTTTGggtaaaattttatttctttttcacaCTAGGGGGAGATGGAAAGATAATTATCCTGCATCAGGTGCTTATAAAGGTACAAGTGGAGGGAAGGCCATCTGTTTCAGTGCTTGTGAGGACGATCAACAAGCTGCAGATACCTCTGTAAGTTTCCCAAAGCTGCTGTGGTATTCTTCCACGCGACGATGGCGAATGGCGGGTGGTTCTGAGGGTGATTTTCAGCCATAACCAGTCGTATCATTGATAAGTAGTATATGACAATGACAATTTAACTGCTAATTAAAACTCTCCTCTTGTATCAACCTAATAATGTAGGCTTTCTCTCCGGAGATTGTTGGTGCCATGACATTCACATTTATAAAAGCAGTCGTGGAGAACAAAGAAATAACATATCATGGAATTCTCGATTCTATTCACAATGCCATCGAAGACGCCAATAATTCTAAAAGAGGATGCGGAATGCTCAACCGGATGTGTCACCAGAAGATGCTACAGGTACTGACTTTCCTACTTTAACGTCCCTTTGGCCACTTAGTATAAGATGACACAGAGATAGCTAGTTTGGAAGTCTAATCCCTTCTGATTGAAAACTTTTGCTGTTGGCGCATTATCTCCTCTCCATAACCTCTTTCAAGGTAATTTCACTGCTGATCCATTGTTTTGCACCGCCGCTGTGCAGGATCCAATGCTATCATCTTCCGAACCATTCAACGCTAACTCCTTATTCAAGCTCTAAGCATTGGTGAAGCatgaaaattcattttttggcgCAATAATGCAAGTCATTGCAGATGTAATTCTCCCTGGTTTTGTTGTATTTGTACGAATAACTCAGGAAAAGTGCAAATGTTACGATACCCAGCAATATGTCAGAAGGGCAACCACTTGGAAAAGTTCAATTTATACTGTAATAGTTGGACTGTAAAACGAACAAATACTTTGCGTATACCGAAAATGTTGAATAATCTGCCAGAATGAAAAGCTTGTGCTATTAGAAAGAAGGCGGTGAATCCAATTCCCATTACGGATGCTGGAGGATGCCTCTCCAGGAGTCCATTCCCGTCATAATGATGGAATTTCTTG contains:
- the LOC113763196 gene encoding metacaspase-1-like, translated to METVTCKTCHRISSVTKQTTKIRCHGCQGTILIGNSQVSVPLDISKWPSHDQDNIIIERKRFHDFSKKISGISPRSSPSFSQFPTARISDTPPRGKRALLCGVSYNQNKKFKLRGTTPDVMNMAKLLVRQFGFPTNAIIVLGDFMSYEPPTRMNIIRAFDWLVKDSQSGDSLVFYFSGHGTQQLDLDGDEIDGFDEAICPLDFETAGIIIDNDINKMIVEPLKQGVTLHAIIDACHSGTVLDLQRVYDHNRGRWKDNYPASGAYKGTSGGKAICFSACEDDQQAADTSAFSPEIVGAMTFTFIKAVVENKEITYHGILDSIHNAIEDANNSKRGCGMLNRMCHQKMLQDPMLSSSEPFNANSLFKL